In Ornithodoros turicata isolate Travis unplaced genomic scaffold, ASM3712646v1 ctg00000907.1, whole genome shotgun sequence, the genomic window CACTTCGATTCCTGTCCGGCTCCGGTGACCAGCACCGTTCTCCGGCTGCAGTCTCGAAAATAAACTCAGATGGCTTCCCCTCAAGCTGGTCACCCGGACGCGAACCTTACCCCTTCTGCTTCGCCGTCAGCGGTACCTGCCTCTTCAGTCAGCCCGGCATTAAGCATCTCGGCTTCCACGCAAGTCCGTCTCTCCCCATTCTGGGCCCATGACCCCCTCCTCTGGTTTGTCCAGGTGGACAATTTCTTCCACATGCGACACATTACATCAGAAACCACCAAGTACCAGCACCTGGTTGAAAGTCTTCCCCCGTCCGCGGCCGCTGAGATTCGGGACATTCTCCTCGCGCCGACGGCAGACAAACCCTATTCAGTCCTCCGGGACGCTCTCGTTAAACGGCTCATGCCATCCCAGGAGCACCGTTTACAGCAAGTGCTTTCGTCTGAAGAGCTCGGTGATCGTCGCCCCACTCAATTTCTCCGCCATCTGCAGTTCCTTCTTGGCGACAAGGCATCATCTATTGACCCTGCTATCCTCAATGAACTTTTCCTCCAGAGACTCCCTCCCCATGTACGCGTGTCACTAGCAGCATCGGGCGCCCTGCCCCTCTCAGAGCTAGCAGAACTCGCCGACCGCGTCCTGGACATTGCCCCTCCAACCGTCGCCGCGATGCCCTGCAATACGCAATCTGATGATTCCGAGCTCGGCCAGCTGCGCCAGGAAGTTGCGCGCCTCACCGAACTTGTCTCACACCTGTCGCAGCAGCGCTTCCCGAACCGCGGGGCAAGCCTCTCGCGGCGCACACCTTCGCCGGCGCGTCGCTTGCAGTCCCCCACGTGCTCCCGCCGCACTTCACCACCGGCCTCCACCTACTGTTGGTACCATCACACATTCCGCAACCGCGCTCGTCGCTGCCAGCAGCCCTGTACTTGGCCGTCGGGAAACGGCCTGGGCGATCATTAACGGTGGCTAGTGATTCCCACCTCCCTGAGTGCCGTCTCTTTTTCGTCACGGACAAGATTTCCGGCACCCGTTTTCTCGTGGATACTGGTGCCGAAGTCAGTATTATTCCGGCGACGCCGTTCTGCAAAGGAACTCGACAGCAAACCTCTCCACTCCGGGCCGTCAACTCATCCTCCATTGCCACGTACGGCCAACGTTCGCTCACCATCGACGTTGGCCTTCGCCGCCGCTTTCAGTGGTTGTTTTGGATTGCCACTATCCGTCATGCTATCCTTGGAGCCGATTTCCTCCGCCACTTTGGACTCCTTGTCGACGTCGCCCGCCGCCGAGTTGTTGACGCCAATACACACCTTACTGTTCACGGCGTCGCCACCGCATTGCAGCCGCTGCACCCCACTTTCGTTCCGGCTCCCGCCACGTCTGTTTTTGAGGCGATACTTCAAGAGTTTCCCGATATCACTCGTCCACCTAATGTCAACAGCCCAGTCAAGCACCATGTCACACATTTCATCACAACAACGGGCCCGCCAGTACACTGCCGCCCACGGCGACTCGCTCCAGAACGCCTTAACATAGCCCGCGCGGACTTTGAGCATATCCTACAACTGGGTTTTGTCCGACCTTCGTCAAGTCCATCGTCATCCGCATTACACATGGTCCCTAAAAAGACCGGCGACTGGAGACCATGTGGCGACTACCGCGCGCTCAACAACGTGACAGTTCCTGATCGATATCCCTTGCCGAACGTACAAGATTGCACGGCCCATCTGCACGGATGCACTACCTTCAGCAAGGTTGATCTCATCAAAGCATACCATCAGATTCCGGTTGAGCCCTTCGACACCCCAAAAACCGCCATCACCACACCATTTGGTTTATTCGAGTACCTGAGGATGCCATTTGGTCTGCGAAACGCTGCACATACATTTCATAGATTCATTGACGAAGCATTGCGAGGCCTTCCCTTCTGCTTTGCGTATCTCGACGACTTGCTCATCGCCAGCGCCGACGAGGAACAACACATGATGCACCTCCGTCAACTTTTCCGTCGTCCCGACGAGTACGTCATCGTCATAAATCCTACCAAGTGCCAGTTTGGCGTGTCCGAGCTGGACTTTCTCGGACACCGAGTAACCGCCGCAGGAATTCGTCCCCTCGACGGCAAGGTTGAGGCAGTCCGGAACTTCCCCCAGCCCACCACCAAACGCAAGCTGCGTGAGTTCCTTGGACTGGTCAATTTCTTACTGCGTTTCATTCCCGGCTGCTCGGCCATCATACACCATCTGGAAGCgatgctttcttctgctgcgcCGCGTACCACCCTCGACTGGACACTTTCGGCCATCGAAGCTTTCAGCGCCATCAAAGCCGCATTGGCGAATGCCTCGCTCCTTGTATATCCAATTCCAGGCTCTCTAACATGCCTGATGGTGGATGCTTCCAATATTGCTTTAGGAGCTGTCCTTCAACAGAAGTTGCATGGCGTCTGGCAACCCATTTCATATTTTTCACGTAAGCTCACACCACCGGAGACACGGTACAGCACTTTCGGCAGGGAGCTGCTCGCCATCTATAGTGCTGTACGTCATTTCCAACATTTCTTGGAAGGTCGTAACTTCTTCGTGTGCACTGATCACAAGCCGCTCACCTCCCCCATTACGTCGAACAGTACCAACCGCTCACCGCGCGAAGCTCGTCATTTATCCTTCATCGCCGAGTTGACTTCCGACATCAGGCACGTCAGCGCCAATGATAACCCCGTTGCTGACGCGCTCTCAAGAATTTCCGTGGGTGCCCTTACCTTTCCCTGCACTGCTACTCCCTCCATGGATGACATCGCTGGCTTTCAAGATACCGACCCTGAATTACTCACCCTTCGATCGTCAACCTCCACTCCACTCCGCTCCGCTTCGACGACATCACCCTACCGCACTCCTCTAGACCTGTGGCTTGTGACACTTCCACCGGCACGCCACGTCCTTACACCCCTCTTGGGTACTGCAAGCTTGTATTCGACGTTCTCCACAACCTATCCCATCCCAGCATCCGAGCGACCCAACAGCTCATCACCAGCAGATACATCTGGCCTGGCATCAATCGCGACATCAGATACTGGACCCGCGCATGCATCCCGTGCCAGCGTGCCAAGGTTATCGGCACACTCATCCGCCCACCGGGCAGTTCCTTCCACCTGACGCCCGTTTCAGCCACGTCCACCTGGACATTGTAGGGCCTCTGCCCCCTAGCAACGGTTACCCTTACATCCTCAcctgcatcgaccgctttacttGCTGGCCCGAAGCGATCCCCATTTCCAACATCACTGCAGACAGTTCGAGTCGGCGCTCTTCAACAGGCTCTTGCAAACGATCGGCTGTAGGCGCGTCCGAACTACCGCGTACCACCCCATGGCCAATGGGCTCGTGGAAAGGTTGCACCGACAACTCAAGTCAGCCATCCGTGCCTATCCGGCTAGAGAGTCATGGACGGAGATTCTTCCTTTAGCCCTCCTTTGCATCAGCACCGCCATCAAGAAGGATATGGGCTGCACTGTTTCCGCGATGGTGTACGGCACATCCCTCCGCCTTCCCGGCGATTTCTTCTCGTCATCCCCCTATCCGCCCCCTGACTATACCACATACGTCAACCGCCTCCTTTCCGCCATGCATTCTCTCCACCCTCCGCCGTCACGCAACTCGCAGCCGCGGTTCATCTACGTGCCGGCAGCACTGGAGACCGCCTCGCACGCCTTCATCCGCAAAGACTCCGTGCGGGGTCCCCTCCAGCCTCCCTATGAAGGCCCATACCCCGTGCTTGCTCGCTCGGAACACCACTTCACCGTCCAACTCCCTCGACGACAGGACGTCGTCGCGAAGGCAAGACTGAAGCCCGCCTTTCtagaccaaaccgaaaccaccctTCCTGTGCCTCCATCTGGGCCCACTCTGCTTCCGCCGAAACGCCCCCGCAGGGTTCACTGGGCGCTACCGCTTCTCCGGGTGGGGGGCTCCTGTGGCGGCGCCGAAGACGATCGCACCATCCGTACCACCCGCGCTTCTTCTCGCGCCTTTTCCGGTGCGTGCACCACTTCGATTCCTGTCCGGCTCCGGTGACCAGCACCGTTCTCCGGCTGCAGTCTCGAAAATAAACTCAGATGGCTTCCCCTCAATATTATTTgtattactttcatctgatactgtaccattaaataggatagaaatCCATTATGGtgtagaattatttttcctttgcaatgttcccgcactgatcttggtgacaagttgtctctcattaaattccttttgagttgtatttcacactgcttacagcataatgtgagaatgagaaaatgtatgcttcagatgttctcagcatcctctacagcaactgctcctgggcttaaaatccagaaactgcacacgacaaaaaaaaaaaagacaaatgtagaacagacgacacatcaaaaaggacacgacaaattgattgggactgtgttatgctatacattttgtgtgtgtgtgtctctctctggttctgcatttttgtgaacatgtgccatgttgcggcacccttgccctcttgtcacaaaaacagcctcagacataaaaatgcagacaaaaaagtagacaactccaacttaacataacaagagagaacaaagatggggacataGGAAGCTTCTAgggtcttggcacatacgcaatgacccctcggtttgtaacaaaaactgtggcccctccccgaacaatactcccatctccttaaatagcgaccggttgtgcaatctctcattcagtttggcactgataatgtccgtcgcatgacgaatgaaacgtctgagtaaaccttgttattttgttatgttaagtcggagttctctacttttttgtctagttatgtcgtctcccagcctttggagtatttttgcataaagatgcaggttgtgagaggcacataaactctgcttacattgctaacctgtctatcacaagacacgtgaaaggattgccaaattaaaattcaataatacaaaaatgattctgaaatacaaaATTCCagtagaagggagagtaaacattggaataacaggtaaaggtaaagcactcaagtgttggcattcttctgatggtGTATGATAtgctgctctatttaacccatgacatatatgttgtcaaacattaacatcttgcattcaacatgaagatgctatacctattccatctaagcgactcgtcctTACACGGACACGTTGCACACCATTTcagcacaaagatttgatatctctgcttgttggacatataaagcaaatactgtgccaaaattgtgttacttacatgacatactgcatctgctgagatatgttacgggagaaatactcctgaagtgattaaaggaagtgcatacgagtacatatgctttgcaaagttgttccaaaattccaagtagttgttacaaagtatgttcgtgttgaattggcaaaacattagtcatctcataacaaagtgatgaaagaaactagtgaaaaatgcgaagccgcaagcactgttgcatggccgtgttcacaatgggcaatgacgcttttcactttgcgtactgcggactgactatgctcaatgaggggtttgcagtgtttatgattgatgtaggccatggcaactaccgataaACTTTGCATagtgtgcaatgatatcttttgtgaacaagacaaacctcaatatattcccatgtaattttgatcatacaattaattgagttgagggtttcaggtatttaggtgtgcacctctcttgtGATATTTAGTtgaaatcacacagtagttacgcatcctctaagcctcttaaaaaattgtcttcttgaagtggacacgaaaactacctttcgcacacagtacgctgctggcatacaaaacccttgtacaaagtgcctcagaaacggtacaaataacgtcatactgttcatcataaaaacaaatgacatcgcactgttcaacagagccaccaatttggtacaactgagctacgctcaaagctaggggggacgagttggcatcaaaaaggcacggtcttgaggggattacggtggtggTGGAACTTGCGGTCCTACCTTTCTTgcaagaggaggcagcgaacaagtgcccattcgtggatcccagccctccccttcggatttgtttcggtatcagtctgtctaccaatgtcatgatgacatttatattctgttgagtttcttacgtgctgtctgggacatgtatgtaggttGGTAtgccaataatttttttttattattaacattttttgtagtttgaatccctcgaaaaaccattgcacagcaccagaacacaaaggctacataatgacccagtgtCACAAACTTTGTCAGCCTCACAAACCTATCAcctcacaaaccaaagtttgtaaaaataATTGAGTGCTAgaatgaagttttggcaattgtgagtagcatttgaactgctgcctatgtagctgcagcataattacaagtaattcataATTTGAGGgtgctctactctatcttcctctgcatggtactaaaaactgtgatgattccaagtgctcatcctcttggcccagattctgcagcagatttatcagccatttgtgttcttatttgtggtactgtgtcaaactagccactccactcacataccagcattcctaggttacacgtaacatgtagttgaagtgcatacgaagaggggagtcaagtcctgtagatcacataaacaacatacagaaaccgacactgaagattttggTTATGTAACacgtagttataagagtggtttaaaccaccgcgcagaacgagaggatagagaggtagcaagcgagctggtggtatagatccataacttaaaaaccccaagactaggggacaaaaaaaaaccttgtctgtgtttgtcgttttttttttgtcccctagtgtcgggtttttaagttatggacctcgcagaagttgcagatgttgttcatcaactttcttttgagatggacagggaatTTCATTGcttggggcgatactctaccccatagctgcttgtggtgtgaggaaggaaataatgtcccatggagtccaaaattgccaaaagaggtttgagagcaggcattcgtgggctcgatttagccataagccaagcaattttatctgaaaatgtcagtttggaaagcttgctagtgtgggcagtgacacaaaatatactctgggtctacagcactgcagtgacagtatccGAGCCAATCAACTTGCCTCAGATGGTAAtaacactgagctgtaaatgccccattgagtcacagtgcaccatcttggcgagaagtgttttgtggcattcaaaaaccaagctctgggtcaacattgctaagtatagacgggagggaaatgtcagttgtccagactatttatacaatctattgatgtgttggtgaacgagatctgctgtctacatgaccactaacagtcctttgctatctttcaatgtgatttaattaaacacctccctcatgtgacggtgttcctggcacagttttaccttgctgaaccacttttcgcggctcttatcaaacataacattagcggttcttcgtaggctgaggccgaggaaaggagggacgtttacatgatgtttacgtgattacagtcgtgacaaatggtcgacacagcagttttgcggtacgttttatatgttgctcatcctggacatttttcactacccgatttcctgtccaaaacagctacgactgcatcaatgtcacttcacccatgaattccttcatgagttgcacgcgcgtgttagcacaccaagtcgttacacgtctgaaaaataaatacctgacgaaatcggcagaagtaacatatgctttattagagcttgcagtgattatcctttttatgcagcacatccggcaacaccatacggctccgtcgttactacattttctcaaatagcctcgtcctcaaTGGTAGCCGCTGGAATGGAACCGCTGAAGcattgttttcctagtattcatacgcctagttatttacgcctgtaacttaattaaattaatgaataattgagagatacatgctgaatacgacacagaattgcataaagactcgttattctggagtgtcaccctcttaaacactgattttctcacgtaaaaccatgcttaacactggactgcatagacccattgtgatttattttgacagcttggatttcaaaggattggaatttgaagggtggatttctcaGCATGGATTTCAAaggttttattattaagagtgggtaacagggtacaccccacGGACGACAAGTGAAAAAGCAGCAGTCCTATTCACTCATCGTTTGTGTCTTGTGTTGCAGCTTTGGGATGGACAGGACTGCTGACAGTTGGTGAGTCTAAGTCATCTTCAGGTGAAGTAGCATTGATGTCTATTAGTACCAATTCGTGACATGTATTTTTTTGAGATGCCAAAAAATATGTTCAGTGCAATCTACAGAATACAAAAAAGAACGCCGCCGAAGCCCATGGGGCACCAAGAACTGATGTAAATTCCTCCATATTTTATGTGCTCACGATATATTTACGTTTGTTGATTTTGCATCTAGGTGGGAAGAAAAAGACACCACGACAGCGAAGACTTCTCCGAGTCAGACGTTTCGGACTCTGAATGTACTGTGTCAGCTGCTGAAGTAAAGAAGGCTAATGAACAGGTCACATACTGGCAGCAGCTTTGtgaaaagaaagaggaggaaataTCACATCTTCCTTCCTAGCTTCTGTACATATTCCACGCTAGCAGCACAGGCTGGCTCTCCTGCAGAGCTGCAACAGCAGTTCAGAATAGAAACTGATGCTGAAACCTGGCTCGGCTTCAATAAACTACTTGCAACTAGGTTCCGAAGGAACCTCGGAATTGATTCCTGGTTCCATAACCGCCTTGCAAGTGGATCCATTTGAAAATGGAAACGTGTTTCCAGCTGGAAAGCAATTCCTAGCTGGAATTCATTCCTAGCTGGAAATACATTCCGAGCTAGCAATCAATTCCTGGTTCCATAACCGACTTGCAAGCGGATCTACTTAGGGAATTTTTTCACCTGGGCAGGGTATTACTTTGGTTGGCGTTGCCATTCTgcaaggcggcttcacctcattattgaAACGGATTTTGAGGGACAAGGGACGCTGTCATGGCCCCATTAATCTAACTTGTCACAAAACTAACCAAGTTGATGACTTAGGTTAGTTTATTGAAgttagattaatagggccatggccgcttcgataatgaagttgggagtCCGAGACAAGCTGCCACggccgcactaatctaacctaatatACCACTAAACAAAGTGTATGATGTCATGGGTTAAAGATGGCTCTCCCGTAAcataaataaatgaatcgaaaagCTCCGCTAAATCTACAAACGTACACTTAAAGCAACACTAAGCATTCGATGGACTCGGCTTGACCGCAATTCACgaaagtgttaggtgaagccaactttcaaatagtgacgcctaccaaaggaacatttttcacgcTAGAAATCGGACCTGCGTGCAAGCGTCTACAAACCCGACCTGTTTTGTTTACTTTACCAGCAAGACGCGGCGCGGTCGGGAGCAAGTCGGGAGCCGTCGCGCGATTGCCGTAGTCCGCGCGTGTGCGGATCAAGTCCTTGGTTTGCAGTTTCGGAAGCCCGGTTTACGGGTTTTATCGAGTTAAACCCGAATTATTTTGATGTAAATCgggggtaaaaacgggctttatcg contains:
- the LOC135375609 gene encoding uncharacterized protein LOC135375609 gives rise to the protein MASPQAGHPDANLTPSASPSAVPASSVSPALSISASTQVRLSPFWAHDPLLWFVQVDNFFHMRHITSETTKYQHLVESLPPSAAAEIRDILLAPTADKPYSVLRDALVKRLMPSQEHRLQQVLSSEELGDRRPTQFLRHLQFLLGDKASSIDPAILNELFLQRLPPHVRVSLAASGALPLSELAELADRVLDIAPPTVAAMPCNTQSDDSELGQLRQEVARLTELVSHLSQQRFPNRGASLSRRTPSPARRLQSPTCSRRTSPPASTYCWYHHTFRNRARRCQQPCTWPSGNGLGDH
- the LOC135375610 gene encoding uncharacterized protein LOC135375610, translated to MANGLVERLHRQLKSAIRAYPARESWTEILPLALLCISTAIKKDMGCTVSAMVYGTSLRLPGDFFSSSPYPPPDYTTYVNRLLSAMHSLHPPPSRNSQPRFIYVPAALETASHAFIRKDSVRGPLQPPYEGPYPVLARSEHHFTVQLPRRQDVVAKARLKPAFLDQTETTLPVPPSGPTLLPPKRPRRVHWALPLLRVGGSCGGAEDDRTIRTTRASSRAFSGACTTSIPVRLR